In Papaver somniferum cultivar HN1 chromosome 1, ASM357369v1, whole genome shotgun sequence, a genomic segment contains:
- the LOC113300519 gene encoding bromodomain-containing protein DDB_G0270170-like: MEYERINKVQTGIISPSKLRLKLIGSPNKRKDGSKSNTNSARTSPAKLHDAEFVKNSLLADDYGVDSVDEGGSNSKDSEGASSLQITAPSIETSTPSSSSSVKLSAESRGKSNQFSRVSGGNNLSTVHPVRTPEEDNLDYDSNASSSSFEFHNGQRSHQNHVSRTFSRPVPCKWNDAEKWIMNRQNGQPKQSKKNNLQSQANRQYRTAGPESGNSTTKMILGLDKFSFPHPGTAPSSKANGSVDLHLHPQSKDLKEVEPNVSSSTEKHAVNPPFATIRSVSMRDMGTEMTPVPSQEPSRTGTPVGATTPLRSPTSSMPSTPRQGEPTSTPVEATSDDESNPRKQSTHKNLSERELHLKTRKEIVALGVQLGKMNIAAWASKEEKEKSASTKEQIEKEELERIEFENRAAAWEEAEKSKHAARYRREDIKIQAWESHCKAKLEEELRRTEAQAEKIRANAEEKMKKKIATTKQRSEEKLAAAEALRNRQAAKASAQAEYIRQTGRIPPSRFRCCTWIS, from the exons ATGGAGTATGAGAGGATTAACAAAGTACAG ACTGGGATAATTTCTCCAAGTAAATTGAGGCTGAAACTAATTGGAAGTCCTAACAAAAGAAAAGATGGTTCAAAATCAAACACTAACTCTGCTAGAACATCTCCGGCCAAGCTTCATGATGCCGAATTCGTCAAAAACAGCTTATTAGCTGATGATTATGGAGTAGATTCCGTGGATGAAG GTGGTTCAAACTCGAAAGATAGTGAAGGAGCATCTTCATTGCAAATTACAGCTCCAAGCATAGAAACTTCAACTCCTAGCTCGAGTTCATCGGTGAAGTTATCAGCTGAGAGCCGCGGAAAAAGTAACCAATTTTCAAGGGTTAGTGGTGGAAACAATTTGAGTACAGTTCATCCAGTGAGAACTCCTGAAGAAGATAATCTTGACTATGATAGCAATGCTAGTTCGTCAAGTTTTGAGTTTCACAATGGTCAAAGATCCCACCAAAATCATGTCTCTCGAACCTTCTCTCGACCAGTTCCTTGTAAATGGAATGATGCAGAGAAATGGATAATGAATAGACAGAATGGACAGCCAAAGCAATCCAAGAAAAACAACTTGCAGAGTCAAGCAAATCGGCAATACAGAACGGCGGGGCCTGAGAGTGGGAATTCAACTACTAAGATGATTCTGGGATTAGACAAATTCTCCTTCCCTCATCCCGGGACTGCTCCATCTTCCAAGGCTAATGGCTCAGTAGATCTTCACCTTCATCCCCAGAGTAAAGATCTGAAAGAGGTGGAACCCAATGTGTCATCTAGTACTGAGAAGCACGCTGTCAATCCCCCAT TTGCAACCATAAGATCAGTGTCAATGAGAGATATGGGAACGGAGATGACGCCTGTTCCAAGCCAAGAGCCTTCAAGAACTGGAACCCCTGTTGGGGCGACAACCCCACTGCGGAGCCCGACTTCTTCAATGCCATCAACCCCTAGGCAAGGTGAACCAACATCCACTCCTGTGGAGGCGACGAGTGATGATGAATCAAACCCGCGGAAACAAAGCACCCATAAGAATTTATCTGAACGAGAATTGCATCTTAAAACAAGGAAAGAGATTGTTGCACTTGGTGTTCAACTTGGTAAGATGAATATCGCAGCTTGGGCTAGTAAAGAGGAGAAGGAAAAGAGTGCTTCGACAAAAGAACAAATTGAGAAAGAGGAACTTGAAAGGATCGAATTTGAAAACCGTGCAGCTGCATGGGAGGAAGCTGAAAAATCAAAACACGCTGCAAG GTATAGGCGTGAAGACATCAAAATTCAGGCTTGGGAAAGTCATTGTAAAGCAAAACTAGAAGAGGAGCTGAGAAGAACAGAG GCTCAAGCAGAAAAAATAAGAGCAAATGCAGAAgaaaagatgaaaaagaaaattgCAACGACAAAACAGCGATCAGAAGAAAAACTAGCAGCTGCAGAAGCACTAAGGAATCGGCAGGCAGCCAAAGCATCTGCACAAGCAGAGTATATTCGTCAAACTGGGCGGATTCCACCATCCCGTTTCAGGTGTTGTACTTGGATATCATAA
- the LOC113300529 gene encoding auxin response factor 17-like produces the protein MRLSSSGLNQQTQEEKRCLNSELWHACAGPLVSLPALGSRVVYFPQGHSEQVAASTNKEVDAHIPNYPNLSPQLICLLHNVTMHADVETDEVYAQMTLQPLSPQEQKDAYLPADMGTANKQPTNYFCKTLTASDTSTHGGFSVPRRAAEKVFPPLDFSQQPPAQELIARDLHDNEWKFRHIFRGQPKRHLLTTGWSVFVSAKRLVAGDSVLFIWNEKNQLFLGIRRAHRPQTVMPSSVLSSDSMHIGLLAAAAHAAATNSRFTIFYNPRASPSEFVIPLTRFAKAVYHTRVSVGMRFRMLFETEESSVRRYMGTITGVSDLDTVRWPNSHWRSVKVGWDESTAGERQPRVSLWEIEPLTTFPMYPSPFPLRLKRPWPSGLPPFHGKDDDLGVSSPLMWLQGDSGDRALQSLNFQGLGPWMQQPRLDASMLGLQPDMYQAMAAAALQEMRTADACKQGPTSLLQFPQPQNVSSISDIMQTQRLPQSQTQNSFLQGIHGVQTQIQAQAHAQAQAPAPAQPQAQLQSLTQAQIQALAQAQVQAFTQAQVQAFTQAQVQALTQAQGQALIQARAQAQSQAHAHAQAQSQAHAHAQAQAQSQAHTQAQAQAQSQAHAQAQAQGQGQSQSQAQSQPQAQSQSHSQSQSQPQSQSHSPSPSPSRARAQTQVQAQSQVHAQAQAQAQAQAHAHAHAHAHTQSQVHSQAQLLHQQLKQRHSFNDQQFHQLQLQHQQQISDQQHQQQQNPNNASALSQMPSASLSPTASLQTISSHRQQNFADSSGVPASTSAVSPLHSLLGSYSQEEASHLLNLPRTSPLVSSGGWPSKRPAVESLHPSAAAVQNGLSHVDQLEPRQSNESQNSISLPPFPRRECSVDQEGGRDPHNHTLFGINIDSTSLLMQNEMPNLRVISGGGTDSTTSPFAASNFLGSAGADFPINPTSSCLDESGFLQSPDNVGQVNPPTRTFVKVHKSGSFGRSLDISKFSNYHDLRGELARMFGLEGQLEDPLRSGWQLVFVDRENDVLLLGDDPWQEFVNNVWCIKILSPQEVQQMGNQDLEVLNSVQRLSGGGSSSCDDDYVNHQDSRNLTNGIASVGSLDY, from the exons ATGAGGCTGTCTTCTTCTGGATTAAATCAGCAGACTCAGGAAG AAAAGAGATGTTTAAATTCTGAACTGTGGCATGCATGTGCGGGCCCACTTGTTTCTCTACCTGCTCTCGGAAGTCGCGTGGTCTACTTTCCTCAGGGTCACAGTGAACAG GTCGCGGCATCAACAAACAAGGAAGTTGATGCTCATATCCCAAATTACCCGAATTTGTCTCCACAACTGATTTGTCTGCTACATAATGTGACTATGCAT GCAGATGTGGAGACGGATGAAGTATATGCGCAAATGACCTTGCAACCGTTGAGTCCG CAAGAGCAAAAAGATGCTTATTTACCTGCAGACATGGGTACTGCAAACAAACAGCCAACAAACTATTTCTGTAAAACATTGACCGCTAGTGATACTAGTACTCATGGTGGTTTCTCTGTTCCTCGACGGGCAGCCGAAAAAGTCTTTCCTCCACTC GACTTCTCCCAGCAACCTCCTGCTCAAGAGTTGATTGCTAGGGATCTTCACGATAATGAGTGGAAGTTCAGGCATATTTTTCGCG GTCAGCCAAAAAGGCATCTCCTTACTACAGGGTGGAGTGTTTTTGTAAGTGCGAAAAGACTTGTTGCGGGTGACTCTGTTCTCTTTATTTG GAATGAAAAGAATCAGTTATTCCTGGGGATCCGGCGTGCTCACAGGCCACAGACTGTGATGCCATCTTCGGTTTTATCAAGCGATAGCATGCACATAGGGCTCCTAGCAGCAGCAGCTCATGCAGCTGCTACAAATAGTCGATTCACTATATTTTATAACCCAAG GGCCAGTCCTTCAGAATTTGTCATACCTCTAACCAGGTTTGCAAAAGCTGTCTATCACACCCGAGTTTCTGTTGGGATGCGCTTTCGGATGCTTTTTGAGACGGAAGAGTCAAGCGTTCGACG ATATATGGGTACAATTACTGGCGTAAGTGACTTGGATACTGTTCGTTGGCCAAACTCGCATTGGCGGTCTGTGAAG GTTGGTTGGGATGAGTCCACTGCAGGGGAGAGACAACCAAGAGTATCTCTCTGGGAGATTGAACCGTTAACAACATTCCCAATGTATCCGTCCCCATTTCCTCTCAGGCTTAAGCGGCCATGGCCATCAGGCCTACCTCCTTTCCATG GTAAAGATGATGATCTGGGTGTTAGTTCTCCACTCATGTGGCTCCAAGGAGATAGTGGGGACAGGGCACTTCAGTCTCTAAACTTCCAGGGCCTTGGACCGTGGATGCAGCAACCACGGCTTGATGCGTCCATGCTTGGTCTGCAACCTGATATGTACCAAGCAATGGCTGCTGCAGCACTTCAAGAAATGAGGACCGCTGATGCTTGTAAACAAGGCCCAACATCCCTTCTCCAATTCCCGCAGCCTCAGAATGTTTCCAGCATTTCTGATATCATGCAGACGCAAAGATTGCCACAGAGTCAAACTCAAAATTCCTTTCTTCAAGGCATTCACGGTGTCCAGACCCAGATTCAGGCACAGGCACATGCTCAGGCTCAGGCACCGGCTCCGGCTCAGCCTCAGGCACAACTGCAGTCTCTAACTCAGGCCCAGATTCAGGCTCTGGCTCAGGCTCAAGTGCAAGCCTTTACTCAGGCTCAGGTGCAGGCCTTTACTCAGGCTCAGGTACAGGCCCTGACTCAGGCTCAGGGGCAGGCCTTGATCCAGGCTCGAGCTCAAGCTCAGTCTCAAGCACACGCACATGCCCAAGCTCAGTCTCAAGCACACGCACATGCCCAAGCTCAAGCTCAGTCTCAAGCACACACGCAGGCCCAAGCTCAAGCTCAGTCTCAAGCACACGCACAGGCCCAAGCTCAAGGTCAAGGTCAATCCCAGTCTCAGGCGCAATCTCAGCCTCAAGCACAGTCCCAGTCACATTCCCAATCCCAATCTCAACCCCAGTCCCAATCGCactctccatctccatctccatctcggGCAAGGGCGCAAACTCAAGTACAAGCTCAGTCTCAAGTTCATGCACAGGCACAGGCTCAGGCACAGGCACAGGCACATGCACATGCACATGCACATGCACATACACAGTCTCAGGTTCATTCGCAGGCTCAGCTTCTCCATCAACAACTGAAGCAACGGCATTCGTTCAATGATCAACAGTTTCATCAGCTTCAACTACAGCATCAGCAGCAAATTTCGGAtcagcagcatcaacagcagcagaatcCAAATAACGCCTCTGCCCTTTCTCAGATGCCGTCAGCGTCTCTTTCTCCTACTGCATCTCTACAAACCATCTCATCGCACCGCCAGCAAAATTTTGCCGATTCCAGTGGAGTCCCTGCAAGCACTTCTGCTGTTTCTCCACTGCATAGTCTTCTAGGTTCATACTCTCAGGAAGAAGCGTCTCATCTGCTTAACCTGCCTAGAACGAGTCCTCTAGTTTCTTCTGGTGGCTGGCCATCCAAGCGACCCGCAGTTGAGTCTCTGCACCCTTCTGCTGCAGCAGTTCAGAATGGTCTATCCCATGTTGACCAGTTGGAGCCACGACAATCAAATGAGTCTCAGAATTCCATTTCGTTGCCACCATTTCCTCGTAGAGAATGCTCGGTAGACCAAGAGGGTGGCAGAGATCCACATAATCATACTCTATTTGGGATTAATATAGATTCCACATCACTTCTAATGCAAAATGAGATGCCTAACCTAAGAGTAATCAGTGGCGGTGGGACCGATTCAACAACATCGCCCTTTGCTGCTTCTAATTTTCTCGGTTCCGCAGGCGCTGATTTCCCCATTAATCCTACTTCCAGTTGTTTAGATGAATCCGGCTTTCTGCAATCTCCGGATAATGTGGGGCAAGTGAATCCACCAACTAGAACCTTTGTAAAG GTTCACAAATCAGGGTCCTTCGGGAGGTCTTTGGATATTTCAAAGTTCAGCAACTATCATGACCTTCGTGGTGAGCTTGCTCGAATGTTTGGCCTTGAAGGCCAGTTGGAAGACCCTTTGAGATCAGGCTGGCAGCTTGTATTTGTTGACCGGGAGAATGATGTTCTTCTTCTTGGCGACGACCCCTGGCA GGAGTTTGTAAACAATGTGTGGTGTATAAAGATACTCTCGCCACAAGAGGTTCAGCAGATGGGCAATCAAGACCTAGAGGTATTGAACTCAGTTCAAAGGCTTTCAGGCGGCGGCAGCAGCAGCTGTGATGACGATTATGTCAACCATCAGGACTCGAGAAATCTGACTAATGGGATTGCGTCCGTGGGATCGCTTGATTATTAA